One window of the Bubalus kerabau isolate K-KA32 ecotype Philippines breed swamp buffalo chromosome 9, PCC_UOA_SB_1v2, whole genome shotgun sequence genome contains the following:
- the GJE1 gene encoding putative gap junction epsilon-1 protein, giving the protein MSLNYIKNFYEGCMKPPTVIGQFHTLFFGSVRMFFLGVLGFAVYGNEALHFSCDPDKREINLFCYNQFRPITSQISFPVFWALQLVIVLVPGAIFHLYAACKSINQECILQKPIYTVIYILSVLLRISLEVVAFWLQIHLFGFQVKPLYLCDAVSLRKKFTIIKCMVPEHFEKTIFLIAMYTFTVITIVLCVAEIFEIMFRRLCFLISQ; this is encoded by the exons ATGTCTCTAAATTACATCAAAAACTTCTATGAAGGATGT ATGAAGCCTCCTACCGTGATTGGCCAATTTCACACCCTTTTCTTTGGATCGGTTCGAATGTTCTTCCTTGGGGTCTTAGGCTTTGCAGTCTACGGGAACGAGGCTCTGCACTTCAGTTGTGATCCGGACAAGAGAGAAATAAACCTCTTCTGTTATAATCAGTTCAGACCAATCACTTCACAAATAAGTTTTCCT GTTTTCTGGGCATTACAACTAGTGATTGTCCTGGTTCCTGGAGCTATTTTCCATCTATATGCTGCATGTAAAAGCATCAATCAAGAATGCATTCTTCAAAAACCCATCTACACTGTGATCTACATCCTCTCTGTTTTGTTAAGAATTAGCCTAGAAGTGGTAGCATTTTGGCTTCAGATTCACCTTTTTGGTTTCCAAGTAAAACCTCTCTATCTGTGTGATGCTGTGTCTCTCAGGAAAAAATTTACTATCATAAAATGCATGGTTCCAGAACACTTTGAGAAGACCATTTTCCTCATTGCAATGTATACATTCACTGTCATTACAATAGTATTATGTGTGGCTGAGATTTTTGAGATCATGTTTAGAAGATTATGCTTTCTAATTAGTCAGTGA